In Thermanaeromonas sp. C210, the following proteins share a genomic window:
- a CDS encoding efflux RND transporter periplasmic adaptor subunit: MKKSVKAAGIIAALALIIVYGVFHATRPLKAELIEVKPQRVAQKIKEEGIVEAASERMVYSPVSGEILTLAVKEGQRVSRGQLLAQIDTRELEFQLAQLKAQRKSLAGQEEKSLQELREQIREQRLAVEDVKLELAKGEADYERLKSLYEAGAAALTEVEAAEKALERLKNELARQEARLAFLEEQAGSLEAAFPPGTATGRYFRGLIEAVDAQISHLEYQREKSRIVAPIDGVVQEINVREGTVVSPQMPLMKLVVPGDYEINVYLLAEDVLAVKAGMKVTLIQERRDGDHVFQGIVKSIAPAAVERVSPLGLVERRVKVSIRPEGEAPELRPGYSLDVEFTLMEQEGKLAVPKTCLFPYEGGDALWVVRKGRAHIQKVKKGMETDDLVVIEDGLEPGDIVIKNPQLEGLEPGKRVGS, from the coding sequence GTGAAGAAATCCGTAAAGGCGGCGGGGATAATCGCCGCTTTAGCACTCATTATCGTCTACGGAGTATTCCATGCCACCAGGCCCCTTAAAGCGGAACTCATAGAAGTAAAGCCCCAAAGGGTGGCCCAAAAAATCAAAGAAGAGGGTATCGTGGAGGCGGCCTCGGAACGGATGGTGTACAGCCCGGTGAGCGGCGAAATCCTAACCCTCGCCGTCAAGGAAGGCCAGCGGGTATCCCGGGGCCAACTGCTAGCGCAGATCGACACCCGGGAGCTGGAGTTTCAACTGGCTCAACTGAAGGCCCAGCGCAAAAGCCTGGCCGGCCAGGAAGAAAAATCCCTCCAGGAGCTCCGGGAGCAGATAAGAGAACAACGGCTGGCGGTAGAAGACGTAAAACTGGAGCTGGCGAAGGGCGAGGCCGACTATGAGAGGCTTAAGTCTTTGTATGAGGCCGGCGCCGCCGCCCTGACGGAGGTCGAGGCCGCCGAAAAGGCCCTGGAAAGATTGAAAAACGAACTGGCCCGCCAGGAAGCGCGGCTTGCGTTCCTGGAGGAACAGGCCGGGAGCCTGGAAGCCGCCTTTCCCCCAGGAACCGCCACGGGCCGGTATTTCCGGGGCTTGATCGAGGCCGTGGACGCGCAGATAAGCCATCTGGAATACCAGAGGGAGAAAAGCCGGATAGTGGCCCCCATCGACGGCGTAGTGCAGGAAATCAACGTCCGGGAGGGAACGGTGGTTTCTCCCCAGATGCCGCTGATGAAGCTGGTGGTGCCGGGAGACTACGAAATCAACGTCTACCTCCTGGCCGAAGATGTCCTTGCCGTTAAGGCGGGCATGAAGGTCACCCTCATCCAAGAAAGACGAGACGGGGACCACGTCTTCCAGGGCATCGTAAAATCCATCGCCCCGGCCGCGGTGGAAAGGGTATCTCCCTTGGGGCTTGTAGAACGGAGGGTGAAGGTCTCCATCCGGCCGGAGGGTGAGGCGCCCGAACTCCGGCCGGGTTACTCCCTGGACGTTGAATTTACCCTAATGGAGCAGGAAGGAAAGCTAGCGGTGCCCAAGACATGCCTCTTCCCTTACGAAGGCGGGGATGCCCTGTGGGTTGTGCGAAAGGGCAGGGCCCATATCCAGAAAGTAAAAAAGGGAATGGAAACCGATGACCTGGTGGTCATCGAGGACGGCCTTGAGCCGGGGGACATAGTTATTAAGAACCCTCAGCTTGAGGGCCTGGAACCCGGGAAGAGAGTGGGCTCTTGA
- a CDS encoding ABC transporter permease, with protein MLIRKMLRDIAGNKMAYLACTAVITIGLITYTALQTARDNLFTARDEFYEKFHLAEGFAGVRSMPYPEVEKLREIPGIHVVRGRLVKDVRVLGLTEDKNVYLRLISLDDRQPYPLNGVKLLRGSFPEEQERGILLADKFFTAHGLNLGETITVIIEGRKVDLTITGTGQSPEYVYAIRDSGNIFADPQAFEVAYIPYSVMENLFNLKGIVNDVTFTLQPGYEFEDVEGQLKTRLEKYGLESLIPRQDQPSHAMLEEELKGLAKTSTSVPLLFLSIAAIILYIMLKRLVESQRGQIGILQAFGYRPGEILRHYLSYGLLVGLAGGILGGLLGTALSMSMMEVYREFFSLPDLTGNFSLKYFAGGVLLSVVFSLAASFQGAKSVLKLKPVEALRPPVPSFSRKSWAEGTPWFWAAFTVTGRMAVRNMLRNKGRSFFTFIGIAFTFSLMAAIWSMYAMMDIMVLDQFTKVQKYDLKITFSQPLPLEAVRSELQRNGGVKVVEPVLEVPVTLQNLHRKAEVIALGLAPEGELYTPRDKEGNPIPIPADGLILSEQVARQLKAGAGDVLSLTCVWARESPVKVQVAGVIPQYLGANVYMNREALLKLLGQGSVATAALVSIDKEQIPALKEKYSTSKYISTIEERQHTIDLYEELMATSKYTIGIMALLSVFTGFAIVYNSSIITLAERKRELASLRVLGMRPGEVMEVVFVEQWLIGIGGILAGIPLAYAMNKGIAAGMSSDLYTLPAVTTPESLILALLGTTLYIWLAQRWVARKVKGLDLVEVLKERE; from the coding sequence ATGTTGATAAGGAAAATGCTGCGGGACATCGCCGGCAATAAAATGGCCTATCTCGCCTGTACAGCGGTGATAACGATAGGATTAATCACCTACACCGCCCTGCAAACGGCCAGGGACAACTTGTTTACGGCGCGAGACGAATTCTATGAGAAATTTCACCTGGCCGAGGGCTTTGCCGGGGTAAGGTCCATGCCGTACCCCGAGGTGGAAAAATTAAGGGAAATCCCGGGAATCCACGTAGTCCGGGGACGGCTGGTAAAAGACGTCCGGGTCCTGGGGCTGACGGAAGACAAGAACGTATACCTAAGGCTGATATCCCTCGACGACCGACAGCCGTACCCTCTAAACGGGGTAAAATTGCTGCGGGGCTCCTTTCCCGAGGAACAGGAGCGCGGAATACTCCTGGCCGACAAATTCTTTACCGCCCACGGGCTTAACCTGGGCGAAACCATCACTGTGATCATCGAGGGCCGAAAAGTAGATTTGACGATTACTGGCACCGGCCAGAGCCCCGAATATGTTTATGCCATCAGGGACAGCGGGAATATCTTTGCCGACCCCCAGGCCTTTGAAGTGGCGTACATACCCTACAGTGTGATGGAAAACCTGTTTAACCTGAAGGGAATAGTCAACGATGTAACTTTCACCCTTCAACCGGGGTACGAATTCGAAGACGTAGAAGGGCAGCTAAAGACCCGCCTGGAAAAATACGGCCTGGAAAGCCTTATCCCCCGCCAAGACCAGCCCAGCCATGCCATGCTGGAGGAGGAACTAAAAGGGCTGGCCAAGACCTCTACCAGTGTGCCCCTCCTGTTCTTAAGTATTGCGGCCATTATCTTATACATCATGCTGAAAAGACTGGTAGAATCGCAGCGTGGGCAGATAGGGATTCTCCAGGCCTTCGGCTACCGCCCCGGGGAAATCCTCCGGCACTACCTTTCTTACGGGCTCCTGGTCGGCCTGGCCGGAGGCATCCTGGGCGGTCTCCTCGGCACCGCCCTGTCTATGTCCATGATGGAGGTGTACAGGGAATTCTTCAGCCTGCCGGACCTCACCGGCAACTTCTCCTTAAAGTACTTCGCCGGCGGCGTACTCTTGTCCGTGGTCTTCAGCCTGGCAGCCTCCTTCCAGGGAGCCAAGTCTGTTCTTAAGTTGAAGCCGGTCGAAGCCCTGCGTCCACCTGTGCCCTCTTTTAGCCGGAAATCATGGGCGGAAGGAACCCCGTGGTTCTGGGCGGCCTTTACCGTCACGGGGCGTATGGCCGTGAGGAACATGCTGCGGAATAAGGGGCGGAGTTTCTTTACTTTTATCGGCATTGCCTTTACCTTCAGCCTGATGGCGGCCATATGGTCCATGTACGCCATGATGGACATAATGGTCCTGGACCAATTTACTAAAGTACAAAAATACGATCTTAAAATCACTTTCTCCCAACCCCTGCCCCTGGAGGCGGTGAGGAGTGAGCTGCAGAGAAACGGCGGGGTTAAGGTAGTTGAACCCGTCCTGGAAGTACCGGTTACCCTACAAAACCTGCATCGGAAGGCGGAGGTAATAGCCCTGGGCTTGGCGCCGGAGGGCGAGCTCTATACCCCCCGTGACAAGGAGGGGAACCCGATACCGATACCCGCGGACGGCTTGATCCTCTCCGAACAGGTAGCCCGCCAGCTGAAGGCCGGGGCGGGCGACGTCTTGAGCCTTACCTGCGTGTGGGCGAGGGAATCGCCGGTAAAGGTGCAAGTTGCGGGAGTCATCCCCCAGTACCTGGGCGCCAACGTCTATATGAACCGGGAAGCGCTACTGAAGTTGCTTGGCCAGGGTTCCGTAGCCACCGCGGCCCTGGTCTCCATAGACAAAGAACAAATCCCAGCTTTAAAGGAAAAATATAGCACTTCAAAGTACATAAGCACCATAGAAGAAAGGCAGCACACCATCGATCTCTATGAAGAACTCATGGCTACCTCGAAATATACCATAGGGATCATGGCTTTACTGTCCGTATTCACCGGTTTTGCTATCGTCTACAATTCCAGCATCATAACCCTTGCCGAACGGAAAAGGGAGCTGGCTTCCCTGCGCGTGCTGGGCATGCGCCCCGGAGAAGTAATGGAGGTGGTCTTCGTCGAGCAGTGGCTTATAGGAATAGGCGGTATACTGGCGGGCATACCCCTCGCCTATGCCATGAACAAGGGGATAGCCGCCGGAATGAGCAGCGATCTCTACACCCTTCCTGCGGTAACCACTCCTGAATCCCTCATCCTGGCTTTGTTGGGGACGACTCTTTACATATGGTTGGCCCAGCGGTGGGTAGCCCGCAAGGTGAAAGGCCTCGACCTCGTCGAAGTATTGAAGGAAAGGGAGTAA
- a CDS encoding pyrimidine-nucleoside phosphorylase, with protein sequence MRMYDLIKKKRDGGSLTKGEIDFIVEGFTSGQIPDYQMAALAMAIYFRGMDREETLNLTLAMAASGDMLDLSGVPGIKVDKHSTGGVADTTTLVLAPLVASCGVPVAKLSGRGLGHTGGTVDKLEAVPGFRAEISTEEFITNLKRYGIAVAAQSAEITPADRKLYALRDVTATVDSIPLIASSVMSKKIAAGADAIVLDVKVGRGAFMKDLAAARELARAMVDIGAAAGRATVAYITGMDQPLGLAIGNGLEMAEAIQVLKGSGSRDLVALCLELGSVMLVLGGRAKDKEEARQRLEDALYGGAALEKFRELIIAQGGDGRVVDDPSLLPRARYQEAWVAEGDVYLAFLPADKLGEIAMKLGAGREKKGDPIDPAVGIVLGGKVGDLIRKGQPVATVFANDREKLKQALAELKGCIVLSPDPVTPPPLVLEEIRG encoded by the coding sequence ATGAGAATGTACGATCTGATTAAAAAGAAACGAGACGGTGGGTCCCTGACCAAAGGGGAAATCGACTTCATCGTAGAAGGTTTTACCTCCGGGCAAATTCCCGATTACCAGATGGCGGCCCTGGCCATGGCCATATATTTCCGGGGTATGGACCGGGAGGAAACCTTGAATCTGACCCTGGCCATGGCCGCCTCGGGGGACATGCTGGATCTTTCCGGCGTGCCGGGGATAAAGGTGGATAAGCACAGCACTGGTGGCGTGGCCGACACCACTACTCTGGTGCTGGCGCCCCTGGTGGCCTCCTGTGGAGTACCGGTGGCCAAGCTTTCCGGCAGGGGCCTGGGGCACACGGGCGGTACGGTGGATAAGCTGGAGGCAGTCCCGGGTTTTCGGGCTGAAATCTCCACGGAAGAGTTTATAACGAATCTTAAGCGTTACGGGATAGCCGTCGCCGCCCAGTCGGCGGAAATAACCCCGGCGGACCGCAAGCTGTATGCCCTGCGGGACGTAACGGCTACGGTGGACTCCATCCCCCTTATTGCCAGCTCGGTGATGAGCAAAAAGATCGCCGCCGGAGCGGACGCCATTGTGCTGGATGTAAAGGTGGGGCGGGGCGCCTTTATGAAGGATCTGGCCGCAGCCCGGGAACTGGCGCGGGCCATGGTGGATATAGGAGCCGCGGCCGGCCGGGCCACGGTGGCCTACATCACCGGGATGGATCAACCCCTGGGCCTGGCCATCGGAAACGGTCTGGAGATGGCGGAAGCCATCCAGGTGTTAAAAGGGAGCGGGTCCCGGGATCTGGTGGCCTTATGCCTGGAGCTCGGGAGTGTCATGTTGGTGCTGGGGGGCCGGGCCAAAGATAAAGAAGAGGCCAGGCAAAGGCTAGAGGATGCCCTGTACGGCGGTGCGGCCCTGGAGAAATTTCGGGAGCTTATCATCGCCCAGGGAGGCGATGGCCGGGTGGTGGACGACCCAAGCCTTTTGCCCCGGGCCCGGTATCAGGAAGCCTGGGTGGCCGAAGGAGATGTTTACCTGGCGTTCCTGCCGGCCGACAAACTCGGGGAGATAGCCATGAAACTGGGGGCTGGCCGGGAGAAAAAGGGAGATCCCATCGATCCCGCCGTGGGCATCGTGTTGGGCGGCAAGGTGGGGGACCTTATAAGGAAGGGGCAGCCGGTGGCCACGGTCTTCGCCAACGACCGGGAAAAGTTGAAGCAGGCCCTGGCGGAGCTTAAAGGCTGCATAGTACTGTCGCCGGACCCCGTCACTCCGCCGCCGCTGGTGCTGGAGGAGATCCGCGGTTGA
- a CDS encoding ABC transporter ATP-binding protein, whose amino-acid sequence METILTAHNLTKHYQMGEVTVEALKGVSFDIFPGEFIVVLGPSGSGKSTLLNLIGGIDVATSGEIYYRDMPLHRASEKALTEYRRHAVGFVFQFYNLMPNLTAYENVLLAVEIAKNPLPVKNVLQQVGLADRADHFPAQLSGGEQQRVAIARAVAKNPDILLCDEPTGALDSATGIQVLKVLKDFNRQYKKTVIVITHNAAIARISDRVFYLKDGRLDRIEKIAVPVPPEEVSW is encoded by the coding sequence ATGGAAACAATTCTTACGGCCCACAACCTCACCAAGCACTATCAAATGGGGGAAGTAACTGTAGAGGCTTTAAAGGGTGTGAGTTTTGATATTTTCCCGGGAGAATTCATCGTGGTGCTGGGGCCCAGCGGTTCCGGCAAAAGCACCCTGCTGAACTTAATCGGCGGCATAGATGTGGCCACTTCCGGTGAGATTTATTACCGGGACATGCCTCTCCACCGCGCCTCGGAAAAAGCCCTCACCGAATACCGGCGCCATGCTGTGGGGTTCGTGTTTCAATTTTACAACCTCATGCCCAACCTCACGGCTTACGAAAACGTCCTCCTAGCGGTGGAGATAGCCAAGAACCCCTTGCCGGTAAAAAATGTGCTGCAACAAGTGGGACTGGCCGACCGGGCGGATCACTTCCCGGCCCAGTTGTCGGGGGGAGAACAACAGAGGGTGGCCATTGCCCGGGCCGTTGCCAAGAACCCCGATATACTGCTGTGCGACGAGCCCACCGGAGCCCTGGACTCCGCTACGGGCATCCAGGTGTTGAAGGTTCTCAAGGATTTCAACCGGCAGTACAAAAAGACCGTGATCGTCATCACCCATAACGCGGCCATCGCCCGAATTTCCGACCGGGTTTTTTACCTCAAAGATGGCAGGTTGGACCGCATTGAAAAGATTGCCGTTCCCGTACCTCCGGAAGAGGTGTCCTGGTAA
- the yfcE gene encoding phosphodiesterase, translating to MPNLSRIGVTSDTHGDVSAWEKALELWGPVDLILHAGDVLYHGPRNPLVAEYRPPKLAERINASSVPLLIARGNCDAEVDQMVLEWPLQSPLVLLQTPFLRLIAVHGHGMDKGAMAGLARRYRADVLVCGHTHVPLLEEVDGILLFNPGSPSLPKGKEGPTVGLIEGRTVTLKALSNGETLGRVELPVG from the coding sequence TTGCCAAACCTTAGTCGGATAGGGGTGACCAGTGATACCCACGGAGACGTATCGGCCTGGGAGAAGGCCCTGGAGCTTTGGGGCCCGGTAGACTTAATCCTCCACGCCGGGGACGTGCTCTACCACGGCCCGCGCAATCCTTTAGTGGCAGAATATCGGCCCCCGAAGTTGGCGGAACGGATTAATGCTTCTTCCGTGCCCCTCCTCATCGCCCGGGGGAACTGTGACGCCGAGGTAGACCAGATGGTGCTGGAATGGCCCCTTCAAAGCCCCCTGGTCCTTTTGCAAACGCCTTTCCTGCGCCTCATAGCTGTTCACGGCCACGGCATGGATAAGGGGGCCATGGCCGGGCTGGCCAGGCGCTACCGGGCGGATGTGTTGGTTTGCGGACACACCCATGTGCCGCTGCTGGAAGAGGTGGACGGTATTCTCCTTTTTAACCCGGGAAGCCCGTCCCTGCCCAAAGGCAAGGAAGGACCTACGGTGGGGCTGATTGAGGGGCGGACGGTCACCCTGAAAGCCCTGAGCAACGGCGAGACCCTGGGCCGGGTAGAACTGCCCGTCGGTTAA
- a CDS encoding NAD(P)/FAD-dependent oxidoreductase: MAAKYDVIIVGAGPAGIFTALEMVRQGSGLKVLILEKGHDLDRRVCPSKETGCPCRNCAPCSVVCGWGGAGAFSDGKLTLSSEVGGWLSEYVPEQDVERLIAYVDEIYRSFGAPEKVYGGPEDERIADIQRRAILADLKLIPAPIRHLGTGRTQEILRAMRDYLEEKGIEVRTETPVEEIIIREGRVEGVVTRAGEELPASYVVLAPGRQGADWLRQVAGKVGLDLAVNPVDVGVRVEVPAVVMEHLTSVIYESKFIFYSRKFDDRVRTFCMNPYGEVVLENNEGLVTVNGHSYADKRTDNTNFALLVSKTFTEPFKEPIAYGRYIAGLANLLGGGVLVQRLGDLLAGRRTTPDRLGKGLVTPTLREATPGDLSLVFPYRHLTAIVEMLEAMDKIAPGIFSRHTLLYGVEVKFYSSRLKLNSGLMTQVEGLYAAGDGAGVTRGLAQASAAGVIAARNIMAKEGKGRPVSAGSR, translated from the coding sequence GTGGCGGCCAAATACGATGTGATTATTGTAGGAGCCGGGCCGGCGGGGATTTTTACGGCCCTGGAGATGGTCCGGCAGGGAAGCGGCCTTAAGGTGTTGATCCTGGAAAAGGGCCACGATTTAGACAGGCGCGTCTGCCCGTCGAAGGAAACAGGCTGTCCTTGCCGGAACTGCGCACCCTGTTCGGTGGTTTGCGGGTGGGGTGGCGCCGGGGCCTTCAGCGACGGTAAGCTTACTCTGTCGTCCGAGGTAGGGGGCTGGCTGAGCGAGTATGTGCCGGAGCAAGATGTGGAAAGGTTAATTGCTTATGTGGATGAGATTTACCGCTCCTTTGGGGCGCCGGAAAAAGTTTACGGCGGGCCCGAAGATGAGCGGATTGCCGATATTCAGCGGCGGGCTATCCTGGCCGATCTCAAGCTCATACCTGCTCCCATCCGCCACCTGGGTACCGGCCGAACCCAAGAGATACTCCGGGCCATGAGGGATTACCTGGAGGAAAAGGGTATAGAAGTAAGGACTGAGACGCCGGTAGAGGAGATAATCATCCGGGAGGGGCGCGTTGAAGGTGTGGTCACCAGGGCCGGTGAGGAGCTTCCGGCCTCTTATGTTGTCCTGGCCCCTGGGCGTCAGGGAGCGGACTGGCTGCGGCAAGTGGCCGGCAAAGTAGGCCTGGATCTGGCCGTCAACCCGGTGGATGTGGGTGTACGGGTTGAAGTGCCGGCGGTGGTCATGGAGCACCTGACCAGTGTCATCTACGAGTCGAAATTTATTTTCTATTCCCGAAAGTTCGATGACCGGGTGCGTACTTTTTGCATGAACCCCTATGGCGAGGTCGTGCTGGAAAATAATGAGGGCCTGGTAACGGTGAACGGTCATTCCTATGCCGATAAAAGGACGGACAATACCAATTTTGCTCTGCTGGTGAGCAAAACCTTTACCGAACCCTTCAAAGAGCCCATTGCTTACGGCCGTTATATAGCAGGCCTGGCCAATCTTCTAGGGGGAGGCGTGCTGGTCCAGCGGTTAGGCGATCTCCTGGCCGGCAGGCGCACGACCCCCGACCGCTTGGGAAAGGGGCTGGTGACCCCCACCTTGCGGGAGGCTACGCCAGGCGACCTGTCCCTGGTTTTCCCTTACCGCCATCTGACGGCCATTGTAGAAATGTTAGAAGCTATGGATAAAATAGCACCAGGGATTTTCTCCCGGCACACCCTTCTTTACGGGGTAGAGGTTAAATTTTATTCCTCCCGCTTAAAACTAAATTCAGGGCTCATGACCCAGGTAGAGGGGTTATATGCTGCGGGAGACGGCGCCGGGGTTACCCGGGGCCTGGCTCAGGCGTCGGCGGCGGGAGTTATCGCCGCCCGGAATATCATGGCCAAAGAGGGCAAAGGCAGGCCGGTGAGCGCCGGTTCGCGGTAA
- a CDS encoding adenylosuccinate synthase, producing MPAVVLVGAQWGDEGKGKITDYLAEQADLVVRYQGGNNAGHTVQVGEEEFKLHLVPSGILYPGKTCIIGNGVVVDPGVLVQELEELQRRGIDTSGLRLSLRAHLILPYHKSLDAAEEERRGAGRLGTTGRGIGPAYVDKVARTGIRVCDLLDPEEFRQKLARNLKEKNEILTRIYGHPGYSLEEILEEYLAYAWKLRPLVADTGRLVNDALRAGKKVLFEGAQGTLLDLDQGTYPYVTSSYPVAGGACVGAGVGPTAIDAVIGVVKAYTTRVGEGPFPSEARDATGDYLRRRGAEFGTTTGRPRRCGWLDAVILRHAVEVNGLTGMALTKVDVLTGLSPLRICTAYRYKGEVLREFPASLKVLQECEPIYEEVPGWEEDITGARSLAELPAGCRAYIRRLEELVGVPVDIIAVGPRRDQTVAVRDLFSR from the coding sequence ATGCCCGCAGTGGTCCTCGTCGGGGCCCAGTGGGGTGACGAAGGAAAGGGCAAGATTACCGATTACCTGGCCGAACAAGCCGATTTGGTGGTGCGCTACCAGGGAGGCAACAATGCCGGCCACACGGTTCAGGTGGGCGAAGAAGAGTTTAAGCTTCATCTCGTGCCCTCCGGCATTTTATACCCTGGGAAAACCTGTATCATCGGCAACGGAGTGGTGGTAGACCCGGGGGTATTGGTGCAGGAACTGGAGGAGCTGCAGCGGAGGGGCATAGATACCTCGGGCTTGCGGCTGAGCCTCCGCGCCCACCTCATTTTGCCCTACCACAAAAGTCTGGATGCAGCAGAAGAAGAGCGGCGCGGGGCCGGCCGCCTGGGTACCACGGGGAGGGGTATTGGCCCAGCCTACGTGGATAAAGTGGCCCGTACGGGCATCCGGGTTTGCGACCTGCTGGACCCGGAAGAATTCCGGCAAAAGCTGGCCCGTAATCTCAAAGAAAAGAACGAGATACTCACCAGGATCTACGGCCACCCGGGCTATTCTTTGGAAGAAATCCTGGAAGAATACCTGGCCTATGCCTGGAAACTTCGCCCCCTGGTGGCCGATACCGGCCGGCTGGTAAACGATGCCCTTAGAGCGGGGAAAAAGGTGCTCTTTGAGGGGGCTCAGGGGACCCTGCTGGATTTAGATCAGGGGACTTATCCCTATGTAACCTCTTCTTATCCGGTGGCCGGGGGGGCCTGTGTGGGAGCCGGAGTGGGTCCCACGGCCATCGACGCGGTGATAGGGGTGGTCAAGGCCTACACTACCCGCGTGGGAGAAGGGCCCTTTCCCTCGGAGGCCAGGGACGCTACGGGGGATTACCTGCGCCGGCGGGGGGCGGAATTCGGAACCACCACCGGCCGACCCCGGCGGTGCGGGTGGCTGGACGCGGTCATCCTGCGCCATGCAGTAGAGGTAAACGGCCTGACCGGCATGGCCCTCACTAAGGTGGATGTGCTCACAGGGTTGAGCCCTTTGCGCATTTGCACCGCCTACCGGTACAAGGGTGAGGTCTTAAGGGAGTTCCCCGCCAGCCTGAAAGTTTTGCAGGAATGCGAGCCCATCTATGAAGAGGTCCCCGGCTGGGAGGAGGATATTACAGGTGCCCGCTCCTTGGCCGAGCTTCCGGCCGGCTGCCGGGCCTATATCAGACGGCTGGAGGAGCTGGTAGGGGTACCGGTAGATATTATCGCCGTCGGGCCCCGTCGCGACCAGACGGTGGCCGTGCGTGACCTTTTCAGCCGGTAA